A region from the Melioribacteraceae bacterium 4301-Me genome encodes:
- a CDS encoding NlpC/P60 family protein translates to MNFNRVEYLTYLYNSKNYLVEKESKFVQKTLTECETNKFLQNLKSLKGTIYKEGGKNPEEGLDCSGLIVYLFSKIGCKWFRDSSLLVNDISADKLYRYNVRKFYNISLLKPGDLIFFDSDKDNIIEHVSVFYNWDNGNNVWVWDASDYPDGKFVNKVSYRKINNLFDKNPLFGRPLKTIEAASLEDYFIFP, encoded by the coding sequence TTGAATTTTAATCGAGTTGAGTATTTGACATATTTATACAACAGCAAGAATTATTTAGTAGAAAAGGAAAGTAAATTTGTTCAGAAAACATTAACTGAGTGTGAGACAAATAAATTTCTTCAAAATCTTAAATCACTAAAAGGTACTATATATAAAGAAGGAGGTAAAAACCCTGAAGAAGGTTTAGATTGTTCAGGTTTGATTGTTTATCTCTTCAGTAAAATTGGATGTAAGTGGTTTAGGGATAGCAGCTTACTTGTTAATGACATTTCAGCAGATAAATTGTATCGTTATAATGTTAGAAAGTTTTACAATATAAGCCTATTAAAACCAGGCGACCTTATATTTTTTGATTCCGACAAAGATAATATTATTGAGCATGTTTCCGTCTTTTATAATTGGGATAACGGAAATAATGTTTGGGTGTGGGACGCATCTGACTATCCCGATGGAAAATTTGTTAATAAAGTATCTTATAGAAAAATAAACAACTTATTTGATAAGAATCCTTTGTTTGGCAGACCACTTAAAACTATTGAAGCCGCTTCGCTTGAGGATTACTTTATTTTCCCGTAA
- a CDS encoding MauE/DoxX family redox-associated membrane protein, whose amino-acid sequence MKSFPLNNFKLQSGQFSYSNLIYNSFYYLLASVLIFSGIAKIIDVNPLIEVLQQIKLPNDLVIVIATILPITEIGLGIMLLLKIKQRTAIKITAILFMVFLLFSIYEMLSGIEKDCGCFGNAIKSEFGWGMVGRNAFLLLLSIVVLERENRNALAPGEIKQ is encoded by the coding sequence ATGAAATCTTTCCCGCTAAATAACTTCAAATTACAAAGCGGTCAATTCTCATATTCAAACCTAATTTACAATTCTTTCTACTATCTGTTAGCCTCAGTGCTAATCTTTTCTGGGATAGCAAAAATAATAGATGTAAACCCATTAATAGAGGTGCTGCAACAAATAAAACTGCCAAATGATTTGGTAATTGTAATAGCAACGATATTGCCAATAACGGAAATAGGATTAGGAATAATGCTGCTGCTAAAGATAAAACAAAGAACAGCAATAAAAATAACTGCAATACTTTTTATGGTTTTCTTATTGTTTTCTATTTACGAAATGTTATCTGGTATAGAAAAAGATTGTGGGTGTTTTGGGAATGCAATAAAAAGTGAGTTTGGTTGGGGGATGGTTGGGAGGAATGCTTTCCTTCTTCTTCTTTCAATTGTTGTATTAGAAAGAGAGAATAGAAACGCTCTGGCGCCGGGCGAAATAAAACAATAA